GTACATAATATGAGGTGTCATCCCCAAAACTAAAAAACAGCTAAAACATTACACATAATAAAACATCTCCCATTTTCTATGCAACATAAACTGACCCACTTCCCCATAGTCTTGGGTGTTCTCATGGCGGATCAGGATGGCTGTTCATTTCTTAACACTGAGTATGGTCATCTGAAGACACTCCTCTTTGAGGGCCACCAGCTCTGTCTTGTAGGTGCTGGNGCGGATCAGGATGGCTGTTCATTTCTTAACACTGAGTATGGTCATCTGAAGACACTCCTCTTTGAGGGCCACCAGCTCTGTCTTGTAGGTGCTGGCCTTGACCTCGCTGTACAGGCCCAGCTGCTTTTTGGTGGACAGTGGTGTCTCCAAGGTGAKAGATCCAGCTGRCAGTGCGTCAGCTGGCGKGGGCGAMTTCCGCTTGAAGACSCCKAGCAGGGTGGTGAGRGCYTGACCYACGTCATGMCGTGCGCCCTCGTTAACAAAACAGTAGAGGATGGGGTCAgccacacagttcaggctggtgAGCGCCAGCGCCACGTGGTAGGCTGCAAACAGGTCCTCCTCTGCGCCACAGTCGCAGGGCTTCTGGAGGAAGAGGATGCTGCGACACAGCAGGAGCACGTGGTATGGCCCGAAACACAGCAATACGATCAGGATTAGACTCAGCGCCAGGCGCTTGATCTTCGCCTTCTCGTGACACTCCGTGGACACATTGCCACGCACCGCCCGCAGAATGCCCCGGTAKGCACCCAGCATGAMCAGCCAGGGKACCAGGAAACCCAGAAAGGTCCGGTAAAGGTTCATGCCCGCCACCCAGTCTTGCATGGGGTACTTCTCGAAGCAGAAGGTGTGGTTGAAACGGTCCTGGAAGAGCTCGTCGTGGAAGAGTGGCGCAGAGTTGGCCACTATCTCAATGGTCCACACCACGGAACTGACCAGCACGGCAGTTTTCACCCGCCGGACCTTGGCGAACTTGAGCGGGTAGGCCACGGCCAGGTATCGGTCGATGGAAATGCAGCAGAGGAAGGCGATGCTGACGTAGATGTTGGTGTAGAAGATGAAGCCGAAGAGCTTGCAGGAATTCTGGCCATGAATCCAGTCGTCGTGCTGGAGGAAGTAGTCGATCCATAGGGGCAGGGTGCCGATGTAGAGGAGGTCAGCCAAGGAGAGGTTGATCAAGTAGATGCCCAGCTCGTTTTTCTGCTTCACCTGCAAGTAAGCTGCCCACAGAGCCATGCAGTTGGTGGGCAGGCCCAGGACGATGACAATGATGTACAGCGTAGGCTGGAAGTACTGGTCGATCTTCGAGTCCACATTACAGAAGGAAATGTTGCACATTGTCCTCATATTCTGTAGGTGCATCGTTTATTTTGTGACTAAGCGTTTAAAGGGCCAGAACAATCCGACATGTTGTTGTTaatgagaaggaaagagggaaaacGACATTCCGTACAGTGACGTTTCCTTTTTGTTTAGTAATTCCTTGAAAACACACTTTCTCTCCAGATGGGCTTCACATGTCAAACAGACGTTTCCCATTTCACGGCTGGTCCCACTCCTTTTTCAATTGAGGAAgaagatgagagaaaaaaaaagtggtgatatAAAACCCTTCTTATGAACAAAGAGCCAGGCCTCCACTCCGGCACAAGGACATCATAAATCTTGGAGAGATTATTGTCCAAGGTCTGTCGCTAGCtgtggagagggaggtggggaggttGATGGGGTGTAGGGGGATGAGAGCTCTTCTGCTGGATGAGAGCTCTTCAAAGGCCAAACAACACACCCTTCCTCCAAGATTGTCACTGACGATCCATGCCAcgcacacagcagc
This genomic interval from Salvelinus sp. IW2-2015 linkage group LG22, ASM291031v2, whole genome shotgun sequence contains the following:
- the LOC111949726 gene encoding G-protein coupled receptor 4, yielding MHLQNMRTMCNISFCNVDSKIDQYFQPTLYIIVIVLGLPTNCMALWAAYLQVKQKNELGIYLINLSLADLLYIGTLPLWIDYFLQHDDWIHGQNSCKLFGFIFYTNIYVSIAFLCCISIDRYLAVAYPLKFAKVRRVKTAVLVSSVVWTIEIVANSAPLFHDELFQDRFNHTFCFEKYPMQDWVAGMNLYRTFLGFLVPWLXMLGAYRGILRAVRGNVSTECHEKAKIKRLALSLILIVLLCFGPYHVLLLCRSILFLQKPCDCGAEEDLFAAYHVALALTSLNCVADPILYCFVNEGARHDVGQALTTLLGVFKRXSPXPADALXAGSJTLETPLSTKKQLGLYSEVKASTYKTELVALKEECLQMTILSVKK